A portion of the Lolium rigidum isolate FL_2022 chromosome 1, APGP_CSIRO_Lrig_0.1, whole genome shotgun sequence genome contains these proteins:
- the LOC124683937 gene encoding FT-interacting protein 7-like has protein sequence MMQRPFRPEEYSLKETTPHLGGTAMGDKHTTTYDLVEQMQYLYVRVVKAKELPSKDITGSCDPYVEVKLGNYKGTTRHFEKKSNPEWNQVFAFSKERIQASVVEIIVKDKDFVKDDYIGRVLFDLNEVPKRVPPDSPLAPQWYRLEERNGHKVKGELMLAVWMGTQADEAFPEAWHSDAASIPGDGLASIRSKVYLTPKLWYLRVNVIEAQDLIPNDKTRFPEVYVKAMLGNQALRTRVSPSRTLNPMWNEDLMFVAAEPFEEHLILSVEDRIAPGKDDVIGRTVISLQHVPRRMDYKMLNSQWYNLEKHIIVDGEQKKETKFSSRIHLRVCLEGGYHVLDESTHYSSDLRPTAKQLWKQNIGVLELGILTAQGLLPMKTKDGRGTTDPYCVAKYGQKWVRTRTIIDSFTPKWNEQYTWEVHDPCTVITIGVFDNCHLNGGEKANGARDTRIGKVRIRLSTLETDRVYTHSYPLIVLTPGGVKKMGEVQLAVRFTCSSLINMMHLYSQPLLPKMHYIHPLSVIQVDNLRRQATNIVSTRLSRAEPPLRKEIVEYMLDVDSHMWSMRKSKANFFRIMGVLSPLIAVARWFDQICHWRNPLTTILIHILFVILVLYPELILPTIFLYLFLIGVWYYRWRPRQPPHMDTRLSHAETAHPDELDEEFDTFPTCRAPDIVRMRYDRLRSVAGRIQTVVGDLATQGERLQSLLSWRDPRATALFVTFCFIAAIVLYVTPFRVVVFLAGLYTLRHPRFRHRMPSVPLNFFRRLPARTDSML, from the coding sequence ATGATGCAGAGGCCGTTCCGTCCGGAGGAGTACTCCTTGAAGGAGACGACTCCTCACCTTGGTGGGACAGCTATGGGTGACAAGCACACCACCACATATGACCTGGTTGAGCAGATGCAGTACCTTTATGTTCGAGTGGTGAAAGCAAAGGAACTTCCAAGCAAGGACATCACTGGAAGCTGTGACCCATatgtggaggtgaagcttgggaaTTATAAGGGCACAACTCGGCACTTCGAGAAGAAGTCCAATCCTGAGTGGAACCAGGTGTTCGCCTTCTCAAAGGAGCGCATTCAGGCATCAGTAGTGGAGATCATTGTCAAGGATAAAGACTTTGTTAAGGATGACTACATTGGACGGGTTCTGTTTGACCTGAATGAGGTCCCAAAGCGAGTGCCGCCTGACAGCCCGTTGGCTCCACAGTGGTATCGTTTGGAAGAGCGGAATGGGCACAAGGTGAAGGGAGAGTTGATGTTGGCTGTTTGGATGGGTACTCAAGCAGATGAAGCATTTCCTGAAGCATGGCACTCTGATGCAGCGTCAATCCCTGGTGATGGCCTCGCAAGCATCAGATCGAAAGTTTATCTTACTCCAAAGCTTTGGTATCTGCGTGTGAATGTGATTGAAGCACAAGATCTTATACCAAATGATAAGACCAGGTTCCCTGAGGTTTATGTCAAAGCAATGCTAGGAAACCAAGCTCTTAGAACCCGGGTATCACCGAGCAGGACTCTGAACCCAATGTGGAATGAGGACTTGATGTTTGTTGCAGCTGAGCCATTCGAGGAGCACCTGATTTTGAGTGTAGAAGACAGGATTGCCCCAGGGAAGGATGATGTAATTGGGAGAACTGTCATTTCGCTGCAGCATGTACCTCGGAGGATGGATTACAAGATGCTGAATAGCCAATGGTATAATCTTGAGAAACATATTATTGTGGATGGCGAGCAGAAGAAGGAGACCAAGTTCTCAAGCAGGATCCATTTAAGAGTTTGTCTTGAAGGTGGATATCATGTCTTGGATGAATCGACACATTACAGCAGTGATCTAAGGCCAACTGCAAAACAGCTGTGGAAGCAGAACATTGGGGTCCTTGAACTGGGTATCTTGACAGCGCAGGGCCTGTTACCTATGAAGACAAAAGATGGGCGTGGTACAACTGACCCTTACTGTGTTGCCAAGTATGGGCAGAAATGGGTACGCACAAGGACTATCATTGATAGTTTCACTCCCAAGTGGAATGAACAATACACTTGGGAGGTGCACGATCCATGCACCGTGATCACTATTGGAGTATTTGACAAttgccacttgaatggtggggaaAAGGCTAATGGTGCCCGGGATACCAGAATTGGGAAGGTCCGCATCCGCCTCTCAACGTTAGAAACTGATCGAGTGTATACTCACTCATACCCTCTGATTGTCTTGACACCTGGTGGCGTTAAGAAAATGGGTGAGGTACAGCTTGCTGTCCGGTTCACATGCTCATCACTGATCAACATGATGCATCTGTATTCACAGCCCTTGCTGCCCAAGATGCACTACATACACCCATTGTCCGTGATTCAGGTCGACAACCTAAGGCGCCAAGCCACCAACATTGTCTCAACAAGGCTGAGCCGTGCAGAACCGCCTCTGCGGAAAGAAATTGTGGAGTACATGCTGGATGTGGATTCTCACATGTGGAGCATGAGAAAGAGCAAGGCAAACTTCTTCCGTATCATGGGTGTGTTGAGCCCTCTGATTGCGGTGGCTAGATGGTTCGATCAGATCTGCCACTGGAGGAATCCACTGACGACTATACTGATCCACATCCTCTTTGTGATCTTGGTCTTATATCCTGAGCTGATACTGCCTACAATCTTTCTCTACCTGTTCCTGATTGGAGTGTGGTATTACCGGTGGCGTCCGAGGCAGCCTCCGCACATGGACACTCGCCTCTCACATGCGGAGACCGCCCATCCTGATGAGCTTGATGAAGAGTTTGATACCTTCCCTACATGTCGTGCACCCGACATAGTAAGGATGCGGTATGACCGCCTCAGGAGCGTCGCTGGGAGGATCCAGACTGTTGTTGGTGATCTCGCAACACAGGGAGAAAGGCTGCAGTCTCTGCTGAGCTGGAGAGACCCGAGAGCCACAGCACTGTTTGTGACCTTCTGCTTCATTGCTGCAATCGTCCTGTACGTCACACCGTTCCGTGTCGTGGTGTTCCTTGCAGGCCTGTACACCCTGAGACACCCAAGGTTCCGCCACAGGATGCCGTCTGTCCCTCTGAACTTCTTCAGGAGACTGCCAGCGAGGACTGATAGCATGCTGTAA